The following are encoded in a window of Streptomyces sp. 11x1 genomic DNA:
- a CDS encoding family 43 glycosylhydrolase — MQEYAGYVFVYFTGEGSPDGERIRFALSRGDDPLRWRELNGGAPVLTSDLGTGGLRDPFLVRAPEGDRFYLIATDLRMHGEPHGDWDRVQRTGSTALMIWESTDLVSWTDRRLVRVAPDTAGNVWAPEAVHAPELGAFVVFWASKLYAQDDPDHTADTHNRMLYATTRDFRVFSEPRLWNDPGHSVIDSTVVRHDGTYYRFTKDERAHSPAAPGGKFITAEKSTGLRDTAYDFVADRIGHRAVEQGEGPIVFRSNTDDRTWYLFVDEFSGRGYVPFETTDLDSGEWTPCEEFALPPGARHGSVLPVTRAEYERLLAGYAPPASVVDATVPDGLKAYALVDDTASKVVLPLHPGTELARLAPEFNLAADCRIDPPSGTERDFRTPQSYTVKAADGTARTWTVEAVPMRSPLLPGLYADPNIQEFHGRYFIYPTTDGFEGWGGTRFEVFSSDDLVTWENHGVVLDLESDVSWAERHAWAPAAGERNGSYYFYFCADQQIGVAVADSPTGPFRDALGRPLIGRDDYAGQMIDPAVFTDDDGTAYLYWGNSEAYGVPLDEDMVSFDPARVRRFTPKDFREGAFVLKRRGVYYYMWSEDDTRSDDYRVAYATGPTPLGPWTEKGVILRKRPEHGILATGHHTVVNVPGTDDWFICYHRFAIPGPGTPRGDGVRRESTLDRLVFAADGSIEEVVPTLESIGPVVSPE, encoded by the coding sequence TTGCAGGAGTACGCCGGTTACGTCTTCGTCTACTTCACCGGCGAGGGCAGCCCGGACGGCGAGCGGATCAGGTTCGCGCTCAGCCGGGGCGACGACCCGCTGCGCTGGCGTGAGTTGAACGGCGGGGCGCCGGTGCTGACCTCGGACCTCGGGACGGGCGGGCTGCGCGACCCGTTCCTGGTGCGCGCCCCGGAGGGCGACCGGTTCTACCTGATCGCCACCGACCTCAGGATGCACGGGGAGCCGCACGGCGACTGGGACCGGGTGCAGCGCACCGGAAGCACCGCGCTCATGATCTGGGAGAGCACGGATCTGGTGAGCTGGACCGACCGCCGACTGGTGCGCGTCGCCCCCGACACGGCCGGCAACGTCTGGGCGCCCGAGGCCGTCCACGCCCCGGAGCTCGGCGCGTTCGTCGTCTTCTGGGCGTCGAAGCTGTACGCGCAGGACGACCCGGACCACACCGCCGACACCCACAACAGGATGCTGTACGCGACCACCCGTGACTTCCGTGTCTTCAGCGAGCCCCGCCTGTGGAACGACCCCGGCCACTCGGTCATCGACTCGACCGTCGTCCGGCACGACGGCACCTACTACCGCTTCACCAAGGACGAGCGAGCCCACTCCCCCGCCGCGCCCGGCGGCAAGTTCATCACCGCGGAGAAGTCGACGGGGCTGCGCGACACCGCGTACGACTTCGTGGCCGACCGCATCGGTCACAGGGCCGTGGAGCAGGGCGAGGGACCGATCGTCTTCAGGTCGAACACGGACGACCGCACGTGGTACCTGTTCGTCGACGAGTTCAGCGGACGCGGCTACGTACCCTTCGAGACCACCGACCTGGACTCCGGGGAGTGGACGCCCTGCGAGGAGTTCGCGCTGCCGCCCGGCGCGCGGCACGGCTCCGTGCTGCCCGTGACGCGGGCCGAGTACGAGCGGCTCCTCGCCGGGTACGCGCCGCCGGCGTCCGTGGTCGACGCCACCGTGCCGGACGGCCTGAAGGCGTACGCGCTCGTCGACGACACCGCGTCGAAGGTCGTCCTGCCTCTGCACCCGGGCACCGAACTCGCCCGTCTCGCACCGGAGTTCAACCTGGCGGCGGATTGCCGGATCGACCCGCCATCGGGCACCGAGCGCGATTTCCGCACCCCGCAGAGCTACACCGTCAAAGCGGCCGACGGCACCGCGCGCACCTGGACGGTCGAGGCGGTGCCCATGCGCAGCCCCCTGCTGCCGGGGCTGTACGCCGACCCCAACATCCAGGAGTTCCACGGCCGTTACTTCATCTATCCGACGACGGACGGCTTCGAGGGCTGGGGTGGCACCCGGTTCGAGGTGTTCTCCTCCGACGACCTGGTCACCTGGGAGAACCACGGCGTGGTCCTCGACCTGGAGTCGGACGTGAGCTGGGCGGAGCGCCACGCCTGGGCCCCGGCCGCCGGGGAACGCAACGGGTCCTACTACTTCTACTTCTGCGCCGACCAGCAGATCGGTGTCGCCGTCGCCGACAGTCCCACCGGCCCCTTCCGGGACGCCCTGGGCCGGCCGCTCATCGGGCGCGACGACTACGCGGGGCAGATGATCGACCCGGCCGTCTTCACGGACGACGACGGCACCGCGTATCTCTACTGGGGCAACAGCGAGGCGTACGGCGTCCCGCTCGACGAGGACATGGTCTCCTTCGACCCGGCGCGGGTAAGGCGGTTCACGCCCAAGGACTTCCGCGAGGGCGCCTTCGTCCTCAAACGGCGAGGCGTGTACTACTACATGTGGTCGGAGGACGACACCCGCAGCGACGACTATCGCGTCGCCTACGCCACCGGCCCCACCCCGCTCGGCCCGTGGACCGAGAAGGGCGTGATCCTGCGCAAGCGCCCGGAGCACGGGATCCTCGCGACCGGCCATCACACGGTCGTGAACGTCCCCGGCACGGACGACTGGTTCATCTGCTACCACCGGTTCGCGATCCCGGGCCCCGGCACCCCGCGCGGTGACGGCGTCCGCCGTGAATCCACCCTGGACCGGCTGGTGTTCGCGGCGGACGGCTCGATCGAGGAGGTCGTGCCGACGCTGGAGTCCATCGGGCCGGTGGTCAGTCCAGAGTGA
- a CDS encoding (2Fe-2S)-binding protein has translation MTVAHLETTQADTATPVPVFLTAAYRHLDAMCEALSVRIAEPGPSPARTVGLMDGQEGVEAFVEAEAARIRERHDHTAPRHVAASRALHEYAWSVGLLMSGVWFLERRVPRVAPGDIRVDLAAGAFEVTPGTELGCLPGDPAALLPGARVAAHQEALRAELRTAVADHMGPVLEALGPYVRRGSRALWGLVSDDLVSGLWYLGRTRGDEAAGVRAASAVLPGAQAPFPGGADFRSLRTSDGREHPTRTRLGCCLYYTIRPAEACSTCPRTCDAERLRRLEG, from the coding sequence ATGACCGTGGCACACCTGGAAACCACCCAGGCCGACACCGCCACGCCCGTCCCGGTATTCCTCACCGCCGCCTACCGCCACCTGGACGCGATGTGCGAGGCGCTGTCCGTACGGATCGCCGAACCGGGTCCGTCACCCGCCCGCACCGTCGGCCTGATGGACGGTCAGGAGGGCGTCGAGGCCTTCGTGGAGGCGGAGGCCGCCCGTATCCGGGAGCGCCACGACCACACCGCGCCCCGGCACGTCGCCGCCTCCCGCGCTCTGCACGAATACGCCTGGTCGGTGGGCCTGTTAATGAGCGGAGTGTGGTTCCTGGAGCGGCGTGTGCCCCGGGTCGCCCCCGGCGACATACGCGTCGACCTCGCCGCGGGCGCCTTCGAAGTCACCCCGGGAACCGAGCTCGGCTGCCTCCCGGGCGACCCGGCCGCACTCCTCCCCGGCGCCCGGGTCGCCGCCCATCAGGAGGCGCTGCGCGCCGAGTTGAGGACCGCTGTGGCGGACCACATGGGTCCGGTGCTGGAGGCGCTCGGCCCGTACGTCCGGCGGGGCTCGCGCGCGCTGTGGGGGCTGGTCTCCGACGACCTGGTCTCCGGCCTCTGGTACCTCGGGCGGACGCGCGGCGACGAGGCCGCCGGCGTCCGGGCCGCCTCCGCCGTCCTGCCCGGCGCCCAGGCGCCCTTCCCCGGCGGCGCGGACTTCCGTTCCCTGCGCACGAGCGACGGTCGCGAGCACCCGACCCGTACCCGTCTGGGCTGCTGCCTCTACTACACGATCCGCCCGGCCGAGGCCTGCTCCACCTGCCCGCGCACCTGTGACGCGGAACGGCTGCGCCGACTGGAAGGCTGA
- a CDS encoding iron ABC transporter permease codes for MPNLSSRFVTATERAAPTGVPPRALRHLTLLLGGIGALTLCAALSLALGTRSVPLPTVLDALSGHAEGRDALVVTGLRLPRTIIGLAVGAALGVAGAVAQGITRNPLASPTTLGINAGAGFAVVVAIFALKLTDPVEYVWFAFAGAAAAAVLAQALARRAGNIDPVRLALGGTVLQLVLLSWTSAVMLASQRTLDEARFWLAGSLAGRQLDTLWPVLPLLLLGLLLAGAVAPALNALALGDDSAQALGVPVTRVRLAGGLAVVLLAGSAVAVAGPVAFIGLAAPHLVRPLLGGDHCLLVPGCLLVGPLLLLTADILGRLVIRPAELEVGIVTAFLGAPLLALLARKAAR; via the coding sequence ATGCCTAACCTAAGCTCACGTTTCGTGACTGCGACCGAACGGGCCGCGCCGACCGGCGTGCCCCCGCGTGCCCTGAGGCACCTGACCCTGCTCCTCGGTGGAATCGGCGCGCTGACGCTGTGCGCCGCGCTGAGCCTCGCCCTCGGAACCCGCTCCGTCCCCCTGCCCACGGTGCTCGACGCGCTGTCGGGGCACGCGGAGGGCCGGGACGCCCTGGTGGTGACGGGACTTCGGCTGCCGCGCACGATCATCGGCCTGGCGGTCGGCGCCGCCCTCGGAGTCGCGGGCGCCGTGGCCCAGGGCATCACCCGCAACCCGCTCGCCTCCCCGACCACTTTGGGCATCAACGCGGGCGCGGGCTTCGCGGTCGTCGTCGCCATCTTCGCGCTGAAACTCACCGACCCCGTCGAGTACGTGTGGTTCGCGTTCGCCGGAGCCGCCGCGGCCGCCGTCCTCGCCCAAGCGCTGGCCCGCCGCGCCGGGAACATCGACCCGGTACGGCTCGCCCTCGGTGGCACGGTGCTCCAACTGGTGCTGCTGTCCTGGACGTCGGCCGTCATGCTGGCCAGTCAGCGCACCCTCGACGAGGCCCGCTTCTGGCTGGCGGGCTCCCTCGCGGGACGCCAACTCGACACGCTCTGGCCGGTGTTGCCGTTGCTCCTTCTCGGCCTCCTGCTCGCCGGGGCCGTCGCGCCCGCCCTCAACGCCCTCGCCCTGGGCGACGACTCGGCACAGGCGCTCGGCGTACCCGTCACCCGTGTCCGACTCGCCGGCGGCCTAGCGGTCGTCCTGCTCGCCGGATCCGCCGTCGCCGTGGCCGGCCCGGTCGCGTTCATCGGACTTGCCGCGCCCCACCTCGTCCGCCCGCTCCTCGGCGGCGACCACTGCCTGCTCGTCCCCGGCTGCCTCCTCGTCGGCCCGCTGCTCCTCCTCACCGCCGACATTCTCGGCCGCCTGGTCATCCGCCCCGCCGAACTGGAGGTCGGGATTGTCACCGCGTTCCTCGGTGCGCCCCTGCTGGCCCTGCTCGCCCGGAAGGCCGCCCGATGA
- a CDS encoding iron ABC transporter permease, which translates to MTLTYKAAVRRGTHRPPGRARLLAYGATGLLALLALVTIAVSTGEMDMPASVALRALAGFGDPGDVLVVREFRAPRAVAAVVAGAGLGAAGCVLQRLFRNPLASPDVMGVTGGASLGAVALLAAGASQLLIPVGALAGGLLAALLLGVFAWGSGFAVTRLVLTGLAVQAGLAAAVNLLIVRFPAELAGSALQWTTGSVYGRTWTEVWGAGAAVLLALAVALVTHRRLAVLDLGDDSAGALGLDTSAARLQLLLVAVTLASLAAALAGPVTFVALAVPHIVRLLTGPPMAATLALAALTGAVLLLAADLVVQHLLPVEGLPVGAATATLGAPWLLVLMFRQSAAVRG; encoded by the coding sequence ATGACACTGACGTACAAGGCGGCCGTGCGACGCGGCACGCACCGCCCGCCCGGCCGGGCCCGCCTCCTCGCCTACGGCGCGACCGGCCTCCTCGCCCTGCTCGCGCTGGTCACGATCGCCGTCTCCACGGGGGAGATGGACATGCCCGCCTCCGTGGCGCTCCGCGCGCTGGCCGGGTTCGGCGATCCGGGCGATGTGCTGGTGGTGCGGGAGTTCCGGGCGCCGCGTGCCGTCGCCGCCGTGGTGGCCGGTGCCGGACTGGGAGCGGCGGGCTGCGTCCTGCAACGGCTGTTCCGCAACCCCCTCGCCTCCCCGGACGTGATGGGGGTGACCGGCGGGGCCTCGCTCGGCGCGGTCGCCCTGCTTGCCGCCGGTGCCTCCCAACTGCTCATCCCCGTCGGCGCGTTGGCCGGTGGACTGCTGGCCGCGCTGCTGCTCGGGGTGTTCGCCTGGGGCTCCGGGTTCGCCGTTACCCGGCTCGTCCTCACCGGCCTCGCCGTCCAGGCGGGCCTGGCCGCCGCGGTCAACCTCCTGATCGTCCGCTTCCCCGCCGAACTCGCGGGCTCGGCGCTCCAGTGGACGACCGGATCGGTGTACGGCCGCACCTGGACGGAGGTCTGGGGCGCGGGCGCCGCCGTGCTGCTCGCCCTGGCCGTCGCGCTGGTCACCCACCGCCGTCTCGCCGTGCTCGACCTGGGGGACGACTCGGCGGGGGCGCTCGGCCTCGACACGTCCGCCGCGCGCCTCCAACTGCTGCTCGTGGCCGTCACGTTGGCTTCGCTGGCGGCGGCCCTGGCCGGGCCGGTCACCTTCGTCGCCCTCGCCGTCCCGCACATCGTCCGTCTCCTCACCGGCCCACCCATGGCGGCGACGCTCGCCCTGGCGGCCCTCACCGGGGCGGTTCTGCTGCTCGCCGCCGACCTCGTGGTCCAGCATCTGCTCCCGGTGGAGGGCCTGCCGGTCGGGGCCGCGACGGCGACGTTGGGGGCACCGTGGTTGCTGGTGCTGATGTTCCGTCAGAGTGCGGCGGTGCGGGGGTGA
- a CDS encoding ABC transporter ATP-binding protein, whose amino-acid sequence MPPTNELRIRRLDLRYGDRLVVGGLDLTLPGGAVTAIVGPNACGKSTLLRGISRLLAPAAGTVTLDGSDIHRMSARDLALRMGLLPQQPVTPEAITVEALVRLGRYPHQRLLSPWSTADQRAVDEALDRTGTTVLRDHPVDRLSGGQRQRAWIALALAQDTDLLLLDEPTTFLDLRHQLDVLDLVAALHAEAGRTVVMVLHDLGQAARYADHMVVLKDGRLAAAGPPADVLDADLVKSVFDVDCRVIPDPETGTPLVVPKSGATRRSTAPVTT is encoded by the coding sequence ATGCCCCCCACCAACGAACTCCGCATCCGGCGCCTCGACCTGCGCTACGGCGACCGGCTCGTGGTCGGCGGGCTCGACCTGACACTGCCCGGCGGCGCCGTGACTGCGATCGTGGGCCCCAACGCCTGTGGTAAATCAACCCTGTTGCGAGGCATCAGCCGACTGCTCGCCCCCGCCGCCGGCACAGTCACCCTAGACGGCTCCGACATCCACCGCATGTCCGCCCGCGACCTGGCCCTACGGATGGGCCTGCTGCCGCAACAGCCTGTCACCCCCGAGGCGATCACCGTCGAGGCACTCGTACGGCTCGGCCGCTACCCGCACCAGCGCCTGCTCAGCCCCTGGTCGACCGCAGACCAGCGCGCCGTCGACGAGGCACTGGACCGCACCGGCACGACGGTGCTGCGCGACCACCCCGTCGACAGACTCTCCGGCGGCCAACGCCAACGAGCCTGGATCGCACTGGCGTTGGCGCAGGACACCGACCTGCTCCTGCTCGACGAACCGACCACCTTCCTCGATCTCCGGCACCAGCTCGACGTCCTCGACCTGGTCGCCGCCCTGCACGCCGAGGCCGGCCGCACCGTGGTGATGGTGCTGCACGACCTCGGACAGGCCGCCCGTTACGCCGACCACATGGTCGTGCTCAAGGACGGGCGCCTCGCCGCCGCCGGCCCACCGGCCGACGTGCTCGACGCGGACCTGGTCAAGTCCGTGTTCGACGTGGACTGCCGGGTCATTCCCGACCCGGAGACCGGAACCCCGCTGGTCGTCCCGAAGAGCGGCGCGACACGCCGCAGCACCGCGCCCGTCACCACCTGA